A segment of the Dermacentor andersoni chromosome 5, qqDerAnde1_hic_scaffold, whole genome shotgun sequence genome:
GAAAGAGACAGCTTTCTCTACAGGCATAAATAAATGCATCAGGCAGCCAATCGTTGAACAATGACCACGTAAGAACACTCACCATCCAAGGCCACTGAGCAAATTTTGTCTGTTCGCCTCCCACAATCCTCGCGCTTGGTACTGTCCTCGGCCGGCCGCATACTGGAAAAGTTGACGTAATGAGAATTCGCCGTCGAAATTTCTCTCGCTAGGATCGTAATTTGTGTTAGAAGGAAAGGTTGAGCGTCAATTTACTTTTCCGAATGTCCTTGTCAGGAGAAATGGTCGTCGGCCCCGTCGTCACCGTAGTCGTCGGCACAGTTGTCGTGGTCGTTGCTTTTAGAAGTGTCGACTGAACAGTCGTTGGGGGCGTGGTTGCCTTCTTCGTCGTCGGCGCTTGTGTCGTGGTCTCGCGCTCTTCCGAGACAGTGTAGGTCGGCACCGTCGTGTACTTCCACGTCGTACGAGCTGTTGTCGTGGTCGGGACTGTCGTCTCTTGTGCAGTGGTTGTCGGAGTGCGGCGTGTGGTGAGCGCGAGAGTCGTAAGTATGGGAATTGGCCGCGTGGCTACCTCTGGCGTAGGAGTGGTGGGTTGGGAGGTAGTCGGTCGCGCAGTTGACGTCAGCCGTTGGGTGTTTGTCTGCGCTTGCGTACTAACTTCTTCTTTGGTGGACGTTGCAGTAGCCGTAGCGCTTACCAGTTCGAGTGAGGGCGCCTCCGATGAGTCTGGACTGACAGTGACGAAATCTGTCGCCGCGATATCAGTGCCAGTGGCGGCACTCAAAGTCGTCGCTACGGTGGTAGACGCGGTAGGAGGAACTGGTTTACGCGGAGGAGGAGGTTCCGACGGTAGCGGCGTTGTGTCGGGTACATCTGGCGGCGGCTTCTGCGTCGTAGATAGCTCCGTCATGTCGACCCACGATATCGAGGTAACCATGTCGGTCACCGTGGACCAGTCTGCCATCGACGAGGTGGAAGTGGTCTGGCTGGCGGTTTCACTTTGCGTCGGTGTGGTTGTCTGCTGACCACTGGCATCGGCCTCGTCGACTACCACCCACGTCTGCTCCGTCGGAACAGACTGCGGAATAGCCATCGTGGTTTCTCGTTCGTTGACGATCCACGTGTGACTCTGAACTGACGTAGTGGATGGCCTCTGCGTAGTGGCCTGTGCTGTTGTGGTGTCGTCGGCTGGAGTTTGTGTGGATGTCGTGGGCGCCTCCGTAGATTTCGTGTAATCCTGGGACGTTGTACCGTACGCGACCGTTTCCGTTGGCTTGCTGCTCGTTTCGACTGGTTGCTCCGTTGTGACCTTCGTTGTTGTCTGAGGAGCAGACTCCGAAGTTTTCGCTGCCGTTGTTTCTTCAGGAGTGAGGAATGTGCTCGCCACGATTGGTATCCGTGTGGTCGTGACAGACGCTCGCGTTGTCGTGACAGGCGCTCGCGTGGTCGTGACAGGCGCTCGCGTGGTCGTGACAGGCGCTCGCGTGGTCGTGACAGGCGCTCGCGTGGTCTGTTTCTTAGCAGTCGTGGTCGGAAATGTTGTCGTGTCCGGTACGCTGGCACTTGACCCGTAATCATTTGGCACTGTTGATGGCGGTTCGTCGGGAAGAAACGGCAAAGTAGTCTCGTGAGGCCTCCACGTGATTAGGCCTGGCGTAAAAGTCGAGAGACCCACAAAGGGTGTAGCCCCCGTAGTGGTTGGCAAGGGCGTATGGCTCGGTGTTGTCACCGCGTAGGTAACTGGCTGCGTTGTCTTGGACGACATATGCAACGTCGTTTTGGGCGTGCTCGTCGGAGGTCGCTTCGTTCTTTTCTTGTAGTCGTCGTCACCCTCGTATGGCACCGAATCAATGCTGTTGGCAGGTTCAGAAGGCATGTCATGTTGCTGCACGACGACCCCAGGAGGCAGTTTGCAACAGCTACCCGTGTAAAAAGAGTCTGTGCAGTATGTGAGGTGGGTACCGCCCGCGCTGAAACAGTCCCAGGCAAACATGCAAGTGCCTTCTTGGCTGGTCACCCTGTTTTGGCACGGCTTGAGCTTTATGGTGCGCGTAGCCCctgcaaggaaaaaaagaaagaagaagaaaaacgttTTTATAAGCGAAGCCTACGTGTGCCAATTTTCAGAACGGAAGCAAACTACTGGAAAAGCTGAGCCACGTCTCCGCAGGTAACTTCGCAAACAAGTAGTTATTCAAAAGCCAAGGTGTATGTACTTCTTTTCTGCACGCAGCGTACTCAAGCAACCGGAACACTAGGAACGTCAACATAATAAAGACATTTCGCcggtacaccccccccccccccccccagacgcGTGCGTAGCAAACCCGCAGTGGGCTGACGGCTGTCAGCCGAGAACGCGCCCTGCCTGCCTTCGAAAAACCAAAATTAATTTAGGCGAAGCGGTCCTCCTAGGAAATGCAAGGAGGTCACCGgggttgcgggggggggggggggggcagcaaacGACGAGCAACTGCTGCCGCCGTAACGTCTCGTTCCGCTCAGACATACGCGGTCCCAGTGGTGGAACACGCGGAGGGGAAGAAAAGAAGCCACGTCTGgcggagggaggagggggggggcgcAGCGCCCACAGCACCGCAAACACATTGACCTTCACCCTTGGCGCCGTGCTCACCCAGCCACCCTCACGCACACACCTGCGCGAAGCCACCAAGCGATCTCGGGAGGAGGGGTGGGTCTCCCTCCTTGGTCGCTGCGCGGCTGGCGGCGCGTGACCTTGCTGGTCGAAATATCGGTTAGAAGAGGAAACGGGTTGGGAGGAGGGGAGAGGGGGCCAATGGCGGAACCGGCAAACGCGGAAGACTCGTGCCGGCGGCGGCGTGCTCGCAGCGTGAAGACGAAGGAAGGAGGCGAGGGCAATCCCCGACGGCGGTGgccgtgaaaagaaaaaaaagaaaaaaaaaagaacagaaacatAAGAACTGGGCGAGGGCCGAGCGTCTTCTTTCCCGCAACAGCGCAGGCAAAGATGAGTGCAGGACATCCGGTCGTTCACCTTCATCGCgtagttattttctttttcctcgcaAATGCCAAGGTCGGTTTTCTAGGGTGCTCAGCGCCGCCGCGTTGCGTTTTACCTCGCCCGGCGGATAAACGGCCTTTGCTGATCGCTTTGCCTCGGGCTCCTCATCCGAGCAGAGAATCACGAGAAAGACGAGATGGGAGGGAAAGGAGGGTGGTGGAGTTGTGCCTCGCGTGGCAATAATCACCTGCCGAGGGGTCGTTCGATTTGCGCCCCGGGATTAACTCTGTTGCTGTTGCTGGTGCTTTCGAAATTGGGCTAAGCAGCGTGGAGACGACGCCCCGGCGCACAGGAGACGTGTCGCCCCCAGGGTGgtagtcgcttttttttttgttcctctcGACACGACGTGGCACATACATCATGGCTGCTTTTAGGACACGAAGCAATTTAGCGAGGCGCGGTCGCCGATTGCTATTGGTCTTTTGTGGCGTTTCGTCGACCCCCCTCCCACTCTCccagccctcccctccccctagGATTCGCGTGCGACCATTCTTGCACCTATACCACCGCGGGCAAGTTCAAGTTCAGGGCCGAAAGCCTGCTGGCTTCTCTGCCCGCCTCGTAAGAAGCAGGCTAATCGCTTGGAGCGCgttcctgctttttctttttaatttttattttttgccgcgTTTTCTCAGTTAAGCAGCAAGGCAAGTTACACGAACGTGGGAGATTGTGTGTATTTTCCTTTCGGAATTTCGTACGAAATCGGCTTTTGTTAAGGTGGTCCGAGCGCTAAGCAAAACTGGTTTTCGCTTCCACGCAAGATACAGGTATCGTCCTCGAAAGCGGTAGTCGATTTTGCCCCGCATAGCTTTCAGTCGCTTCGTTCTATTTACGAACTTCCCGAATCTTGGATTGCAAACTGCGCAAACGCTGCTCTCGAAAAAGCAAATGACGTCACAGATTCGGGTGCACCGAGTGATTACGCTAAGCAGCTCTACTGTATGGCCAGTCTAACAGTACGGCGAACGTGCGATCGGCGTTGTTATACGAGCTGGAGTTTAACGTTACAAAGCAGCACTGCACCTAGGGCGACGCCAT
Coding sequences within it:
- the LOC126530743 gene encoding uncharacterized protein, with product MAASSSPSMRRGSSAGTSSGAAAAPGGRCSSEQRLGGRPTNEGRKRAARRDLAKERARSCRRSLVRRDSPDAVAMRSGLATLLAVASLHTWSAALALRVLDHRLFGATRTIKLKPCQNRVTSQEGTCMFAWDCFSAGGTHLTYCTDSFYTGSCCKLPPGVVVQQHDMPSEPANSIDSVPYEGDDDYKKRTKRPPTSTPKTTLHMSSKTTQPVTYAVTTPSHTPLPTTTGATPFVGLSTFTPGLITWRPHETTLPFLPDEPPSTVPNDYGSSASVPDTTTFPTTTAKKQTTRAPVTTTRAPVTTTRAPVTTTRAPVTTTRASVTTTRIPIVASTFLTPEETTAAKTSESAPQTTTKVTTEQPVETSSKPTETVAYGTTSQDYTKSTEAPTTSTQTPADDTTTAQATTQRPSTTSVQSHTWIVNERETTMAIPQSVPTEQTWVVVDEADASGQQTTTPTQSETASQTTSTSSMADWSTVTDMVTSISWVDMTELSTTQKPPPDVPDTTPLPSEPPPPRKPVPPTASTTVATTLSAATGTDIAATDFVTVSPDSSEAPSLELVSATATATSTKEEVSTQAQTNTQRLTSTARPTTSQPTTPTPEVATRPIPILTTLALTTRRTPTTTAQETTVPTTTTARTTWKYTTVPTYTVSEERETTTQAPTTKKATTPPTTVQSTLLKATTTTTVPTTTVTTGPTTISPDKDIRKICGRPRTVPSARIVGGEQTKFAQWPWMISLRQFKRNNFLHKCGAALLNEYWAISAAHCVHNVSPTDILLRLGEYDLKSEREPLSHVERRVQIVATHPRFDASTFEYDLALLRLYEPVPFQDNVMPVCVPDTNDSFVGRSAVVTGWGRLYEDGPLPNVMQKVSVPIITNKECEIMYRKAGFIEDIPNIFICAGLAKGGKDSCEGDSGGPLVLKDPTTGQWSLIGIISWGIGCALPNQPGVYTRITHFADWIRQIIVF